Proteins from a genomic interval of Candidatus Omnitrophota bacterium:
- a CDS encoding ribonuclease HI family protein, protein MNDLEIFIDGASKGNPGPSGVGVAIYRSGKLIRELSSYIGEATNNIAEYTALIYALEEALILRPQRILIKTDSQLLYRQIKKIYKVKHPNMIGLYDRAVRLIGAFKEVELANIPREENSLADKLATQAVKEARAKGAN, encoded by the coding sequence ATGAATGACCTTGAGATATTCATAGACGGGGCATCCAAAGGCAATCCAGGGCCCAGCGGAGTGGGCGTGGCGATCTACCGCTCAGGCAAGCTGATCCGGGAATTATCCAGCTACATCGGGGAAGCAACCAATAATATCGCCGAATATACGGCCCTGATCTACGCGCTTGAGGAAGCTTTGATACTCCGGCCGCAGCGCATCCTGATAAAGACCGACAGCCAGCTTTTGTACCGCCAGATCAAAAAAATATATAAAGTGAAACACCCGAACATGATCGGGCTGTACGACCGGGCAGTGCGGCTTATCGGGGCTTTTAAGGAAGTGGAATTAGCCAATATCCCCAGGGAAGAAAACAGCCTGGCCGATAAATTAGCCACACAGGCGGTGAAAGAAGCAAGAGCAAAAGGCGCAAACTGA